The stretch of DNA CCGCCATCATCGCCTCCTCCTGTTACCAAGGCAACGCAAGTCTCATCCCACCGCCCTCCGTACCACAGCAACGAAGTCCACCGATGAGGCGTCCTTTGTTTATGCCGAGCGGCCGAGTCGGCGAGCACGAGCCGGAAGCCCCTCGCCATTGGCCGGCCGTCGCTGAGCGCCTGCCTGCCCGTCCAATAGCGGCGCTGTGCACGCGGCAGCCCGAAAAGCGGATTGGCGATCACGCTCTGATCAGCTGGACAGCAGGCAGCAGGGATTGCAGCGCTCTCCTACCCCTCCCGATCCTGCGAGCCCCCGCCCATCGCCACCGCGCAACCTAACAGCGGGTGGAGGGGGCGGGGAGGACAGTTGAGTGACACAGCCCTTCACCAATCGAAGGCGGAGGTCACACGGAAAGGGGCGGAACGATGTGTGGGACATCCAATGGATTTGAAAGGGGTGGCGGTTGCCGGGCCGTCAAGGTGAGGTTACGCTGGGAAAGGGGGAGGGTTGTTGTGGAGCATGGTTGGCGTTGAGAGTGTACTTCTTAGTCAGACGGAGGATTTCCCCACAGTTGGGAGGTAGCATTGATTTATTTCCCCCCCATCCGCAGTCCCCCGCTCTCCGGAGCGGCGAATGCGACAAAGGAGGGGCTGATATTCATGTCGGAATCAGCTGAGTCAAAGCGGCTGGGTTTCTGATCAGAGGGCGAAGGGCTGTGTTCATTGCCCCCTTTCGGGAGAGCGGCCATGGGGGTGAAGCTGAGGGATTTCGGCATCGTCTTAGTCGGTGAGGAGCTGGGCGGCTACTCGAGCGGGGACCTGGTGTCGGGCCAGGTGTTGCTGGAGCTCAGTGAGAGCCTGGCGGTGACGGCCCTGCGGCTGGAAGCCAGAGGCTGCGCCCGCGTCAACTGGATCGACAAGGTGGCGGCTTCGGTCTCGACGGCGGTGCCCACCAGGTACCGGGAGGAGGTGGTTTACCTGCAGCATCGGCAAACCCTGCGAGAGGCGCCAGGTAAAACCGGAGTAGAGAGGTCTCTGTCTTTCTGCAGGTACCAGAACTGTGACAAGTGTAGTAAGGGGCCACTCTGCCCGTCGTACCCATACTAGCCCCTCGATAGAACAGTTTAGCTAATCCCACCCTTCCATCCCTCCACGCCCCTGTCCTCCATTCCTTTCCCTATCCCCCTTCCCGTCTCAGGCTGAGCTTTCCAGATCCCAACTACTTGCTGCTATGTAAGGAAATTGCTCTTCGTGTCACCTTTACCCAGTGGTTCTCGATACTTCTGCTAATGTCcagagtttgtttttttttcactatcTACTCCATCCAGGCTCCTCCTTGTTTTGAAAGCTTCCATCAAATCTCCCACCCTCTCTTCCCATGAGAACGTGTCTCGATTTTACATTCTTAATCTACACGATTAATCTCATTCCTGGCATCAATCTAGTGACTCTCTTCTGCAGCTTCTGTCATTTACTTGTCTTTCTTGAAGTCTGCTGTCTTGCCAGGACTTGGCCAgtaacttcttttttaaaaagggaaacatTGCCATGGGCTATTGCAACAAGCCTATGGCAAGATTTATCAGTTTACACAGGGAAACCCTTTCCTGCACTAATACCTTCCAGAGGTGAATAACAATACTGAGGCTCAGTAATAGTTATGCATCTGTCATATTGGTATTTATGAGCAAAATCTTAAAGACCTTTCCATTTACAGGTTTGTAGTTCATAGTTCTGTCTAATGAAGTGTTTTCTGCTCTTCTGTACAAAGGTGTAGTGAGTGCAGCCTGTCAAACTACATTTTACACCGTTTTAATCAATTTCTATAGGCATGTGTGCACACCTCGGAGCAGGTGCGTCGCTAGAACACTAcatatttagttttatttttcagCAAGCTAATCATCAGTCTGAAAGCTGTCTGTAGTTCAGATAATTAATCTCTCACTCATGTAATCAACCACTGACTTTTTTAATGCAAAATCAGTAGATGCGTGATATTATCACTCCTGAAGTTTAGAGGTGGGAAATGGGCTTCTTGCGGACTTTGAAACACGTGCAAAGTACTAACTCCAACTGTACAATTATCAAAAACCACACTGCTGGTAATATGATCAGTTGGCTGTAATGCAGAAAAAGACAAATGACTTAAGTCCTGCTTTAAGTTCTGAAGAAACAATGCAAAGATGAAAATTAACAGACAACACATGATTGATAAGATCAATTCCTCTCTTCTACAGCTCATCACAGCTGGAGCATACAAGttaaatttttgtttcattttgctcTGCTGTCCCTTCTGCATTCTGCAGTGGTATAATTAGGAAGAAGCCAAAAAAGTCTGAGCCCGTTGTCATTAATAACAACTCATATTTACAACTTTTTAGTACAATGAAATTACTGCAGTAATACAAAAAATGTTCCGTCATTCTTCCCTGCTCTCTTCAGGGATCAATTTGAACAAATTTGTTTCTAAGTACCAAACTTTGTTTCCACATTCTATATTGTTTTCCTCCACTCAGGAAACCTCTAATTGGAACACTTCAGtattttaaaaacttaaattGTTGACTTGTTATGTACTTCTACAGCTTTTTGTCTTTCTCTATAATTATTATATAAACCTCTCATTATTTATTTAAGGTAATCAAGGGTGCTTCATGTTGCAACCGGGAAAGCATGAATTCCCATTTACCTTTCAACTACCACAAGGGTAAGTAACAGGCATAACGATATTTAACATGAGACATCTTTAAACAAATATAAATGGTACAGATTCTAAATGTATCATATTTAATACTTAGGCCTTTGGTTACATCCTTCAATGGGAAATACGGCAGTGTTAAATATTGGGTGACAGCAATATTGGAGCGGCTGTACGTGCCAAACCAAATTGTGAAAAGAGAATTCTGTGTGACAAGTCAAATTGATGTTAATGCACCAAATTTTCTGGTAAGTTGAGTGGGGTTTTCTTACactatttttgtatttttttataaATGAATTACTATCATAAGGGAGTCTTTATTTGGATGTTGCACATACTCACCACTTGCCAAGGCATTATCATAGTGTTCTTTTTCTGCATAATAGCTGTATGGTCAAattgaaatttcttttttaaTGTCATATACAGCCAGCAAAGAAGAATCACCTAGACTCGAatcgttagcttgctttctgtctATGGACTGCTAACAATACAATTAAGACAAGGTGATGATATTTTATCCTGTCCAGCATCCTGAGTCCACCAAAATATGGCTCTTGGGCAAAACCTCAAGTGGTAGTTGTATTTGCCACTTGCTGATTTGCCGCTTTGCCCAAATAAAGCAACAGATGGTGTTTGTTGACCTGTACAAACTTCCCAGAATTCATTGTATTGGTGGCCAGAATCAAAATTGACTTTTGTTAAGTTTCAGAATCTGCAGTTACCCACAGATGAGAGCTCTATTAAGGTTCCAGGGCAGTACAGTAAGAATGGCCCTGAAATGGTTCAAAAATAAGATTGTAGTACTAACTGAGATTGAAAACGATTTATTAGTGGAAAATTGTAAGCTGGCTTTTGATGATCATTAAATGGAATGTAAATGTAGTGGAAGGTCTTAGTAAAATTATTTTGGGGGTCTTTCTCCATGAATCTGCCATGTTATTTATCAAACAATTAAATCTGACCACACATGAAGTAGCTCTCAAAGCTGAATGCTTATGTTTAAGCAGATTTATAGATTAAGTTAACTGCCAAAGACCTTACTCAAATTGACTTGAACTGTTTTATACTAAATCTCCACTCTACTAAACTATGGCTGTAAAGAAGACAGATTTAGTTTTGCATTAATGCTTCAGACTTTTGTCTGTTTGTAAATAACATTTGTGAGAATATTCTAGTTTTTCCTCACAAAAAATACTGATAAATACTGCGTTAGTAACTATCACTTTCCTTTTTAGTCTTCAGTGTCAAAAAGTGAAGAGAAGACAATTGGTTGTTGGTTTTTTACCTCTGGACCAATATCCCTAAGTGCTAATATTGAGAGAAGTGGGTTCTGTAATGGTGAGTTAAATacacttatttttatttctttttgttgtAGGACTTTTCAATTCTTTTAATCGCAAGTTGTTTTGCAACAGGTGAAGCAATCCCAATCTACGCAGAGTTTGAGAATTGTTCCTCACGCCTTATTATGCCAAAAGCTGCCATTTTTCAAACACAGACTTACCTTGTAAATGAGAAAACCAAGACCTTTCGACAAACGATTGCAAACGTTCGTGGAAACCATGTTGCTTCTGGTAGTACAGAGTCATGGAATGGGAAAGCTCTTAAAATTCCACCGGTGACTCCCTCCATCCTAGACTGCAGTATCATCAGAGTGGAATATTCTTTAGCTGTAAGTATATTAATAACATGCTAAAATAAATCTGATTTCTGAAAGTACCTATTATAGTTTTTCAAACACCCTTCCTATTGATGAATTTAAGATCACAAATCAATAACCACACAAAGGCTGTGAAAAATAATGTAGTCTCTTAATCATCCCTCTCTACAAAAAGGttagctttttttttcctgagttagtaggaactgcacatgctggagaatctgagataacaatgcgtagagctggatgaacacagcaggccaagcagcatcagaggagcaggaaggctgatgtttctggcctagttccttcctgctcctctgttgctcggcctgccgtgttcatccagctctacaccttgttatatcagctATTTTTTCCTTAGTTTAGTCCtaactgtgtttctttttatATAGGTCTATGTACACATTCCGGGTTCTAAAAAACTAATGCTTGAGCTTCCTATAGTAATCGGCACCATCCCGTACAGCAGCTTTGCAAGCAGAACATCGAGTATGTGCAGCCAGTTCAGTATGGACATGAGTTGGCTCCAGCTTGCTCTACCAGAACAGCCTGAAGGTAAGAAATTTTTCCTCCAGTTAATTTGTTACAAATACTGTAAAATAATCTAATTAAGGATTATAATATTTCTCTGAATACTGCATGCTTCATacttaatcaatgtcctgtagaCAAGAGCTTTAAAAAATTGTTCCTGGTGACTTTGTTGGCAGTGAGGCAGTTTGTCAAATTCTCTTGATATTCTGTCTCCACAGCTCCACCCAACTATGTTGATGTTGTGTCTGAGGAAGACCTTGCCAGGCAATTGCCAACCCTTCCACAGGCTGATCATTTGGAGCATGAATTTGGGAGTCCAATGTTTGCTTACATTCAGGAGTTCAGATTTCAGCCGCCACCAATTTATTCAGAGGTTTGAATGCATGAATCTTTTAATTAATCTTGAGTTTTAGCTGTGttctttgtcattttaaaaactaGTAATTTGTTATAATTATGGTAATAAGTCTTGATCCTACTGTGTTTGAATTGTTTGAGAGAGATTTGCTGTAATTTCTAAATTTCATGACACTTTTTCTCTTCAGGTTGACCCAAACCCTACCTTCACAGAAGAAATGCAATGAGAagtatcatttgaaatttgacagaGGTGTTTTATCTCATTTACATTTGTTCATCATGTGGTTGGCTTAAAATTAAGCATTAAAGAAGTATGGAGCATCTTCagcattgcaagaggatttgaaagGAAGCGAACGTTGGCCTGTCGTGGGTTGATCGATAGACAGAATAACGAGAGTTTGGGGAAAAGAAGGAGCTAAAAGTGGCTAATATGTGCAAGATGCGTAAATATTAAATTTGCACTGAAGATTGGAAATAAATACAAAGTTTAGCCAACCTGCACACTACAGAGCAATAAAAAAGCCCTCCATTCCTAAAATGAGTCCCTGACAGAACCTAAACTTCACCTTCATTAAACAATAATTTATGCTGAACGGAAGGGGGATAATCTTCCAGTCACTGGTGCAGTAATAGCTATTAATGTGAGGAGGGTTCACTACCACTAAATGACCACTATGTTTGTCAGTTAAAGGGACAGAAAGCAGTTTGGACTATTGAAGACAGTTAGTTTGTTGAAAAAGCTGAAGATTAATGTTTACATTTGTTTTTCTGTGTCCTCTTAAAACACTTGTACAATGTTGCCTTTTACAAAGGGTGTTTTCCAGTTCTCAAAATTACTTTCAATGTTTTTTTAATGTCAAGCAAAAGTAATCACGTATCTGTATTTGTAAAGTAACCAAAGAGTACAATCTTGGAcctttttcagtttaaaaatttGCACTCTTAGATCTTAAAgggaatactgtgtctaattaTCCAATTGTTGCCTTTACAAATGTAGACCAGCTAATGGAGTTGTAAATGACAATTTGAGTGCAAAAGTGTTTATTTGCCTAAATTCTTATCCCAGTATTGGGAAGTGGGGAGTTGGGATTGAATAGTTTAGGGGATAGAGGAGATACTCTGGATGGTTCTGCACGATCTTAAGCTCTTCATTACAAAGGACTATCTGATGTgtggctgcatttttttttgccgtATGTTTTCTATAAAGGTGCTTACAGCTTGGTATTTGAAAGAATGATCTTTTTGGCTACATAAAAATTACAAGATGATGATGAAAGACTTGAAAGGACTGTAATTGAAATATAGGGCAAAATGCCAAATTTACATATaaagtgccccccccccccccgagttaatattttacaaaaaaaaagccaaaaactGAAACTTTGCTGGGTGGTGCATTAGCTCACCCTTTTTCTTTGGGTATGATCAAAATTACAGTACTACCCTTGCCATATTAGTGGATGAGAAACAAAAGACTTATTTTGACTGTTAAAGTTTCAAGTATGAGAGTTATTTTACAATTAAAGCTCTTTGAGGGAAGGCACTTGTGTGAATGAAGGCTTGCGTTTAAGCATCTATGAAATGCACTATTGCATTTCATAGGAATGCTTTTAGCAAAAATTATTTTACTGCTTACTACTTTATCTCTGTCTTGTGCTGCTGATTTTCTGCTCTTAGAACTCCAATTTGATTTCTGATTTGTAAGTTTAATGGTGCAATATTGTGTTTCTCAGGGCTTTGATGCAATGCACTGTTGGTTTCCACTTCCAGCGATTAAACTCTAAGTTTTCAAATTGGTGCAAAGTCTCATTCCGGACTTAGTAGTTTTAAAACTTCATAGGTGATGGTCAGTCAGACCACTATCGGGAAGTGAGAGTTCTTCAGTCAGTTGGAAAAATCAATATTTTCATTGCATCAGTACAAGTTGTATCTGGCACCTTGAATCTGCTTATCAAATTATCTCTTTCAATATCTCAACCCTGTTTGAAAATACTGGAGCCAATGTTGAACCGGATGTTCTTGAAGTTAAAATTTAGAATTTTTCAATCTTCATGTGTAATTGTGGAATGAAATGTCTTaagcaaaatgaaataaaactgaGCAATGCACTTAGGCTTTAGTAAATTAaagctttgtttttctttgaacTGAATTGTATAGAATCAAATTTTGTAATTTCATAGCATTGTTAATGCCCCTTGTAGCTTGTATGTCACTAACTGACAGTTTTTTGTCAACTAGAAACTAATGAGGAAGATGAGCAATTTAAGTGGAATAAAAAGCATAAGCACAAATATTTAAGTATTACTTGAATGTGCAATTATAACTATACAATAAGCTAAATGtgcattatt from Stegostoma tigrinum isolate sSteTig4 chromosome 33, sSteTig4.hap1, whole genome shotgun sequence encodes:
- the LOC125467345 gene encoding arrestin domain-containing protein 4-like translates to MGVKLRDFGIVLVGEELGGYSSGDLVSGQVLLELSESLAVTALRLEARGCARVNWIDKVAASVSTAVPTRYREEVVYLQHRQTLREAPGNQGCFMLQPGKHEFPFTFQLPQGPLVTSFNGKYGSVKYWVTAILERLYVPNQIVKREFCVTSQIDVNAPNFLSSVSKSEEKTIGCWFFTSGPISLSANIERSGFCNGEAIPIYAEFENCSSRLIMPKAAIFQTQTYLVNEKTKTFRQTIANVRGNHVASGSTESWNGKALKIPPVTPSILDCSIIRVEYSLAVYVHIPGSKKLMLELPIVIGTIPYSSFASRTSSMCSQFSMDMSWLQLALPEQPEAPPNYVDVVSEEDLARQLPTLPQADHLEHEFGSPMFAYIQEFRFQPPPIYSEVDPNPTFTEEMQ